GTCACCGTCACGGTGACCGGGACCGACTCGCCGGGGGACGGATCGCGCGTCCCGAGGTCCCGCTCGACGGCGAGCGAGACCGTCGGTGGGGTCAGCAGGCGCGGATACACCGCGAATCCGATGCCGACGGAACTCGCCAGGACGACCAGCGGCCGCTTCGTCAGCAGTCCCAGCGCGGTCCCGAGGAGGGCGACCGCCACCACGCCGCGCCAGTGGTGTGTCCGACGGACGCGCGTCACCGTTTCCCCTCCCCGAGCGCGAGCAGCGCCTCGACCGTCCGATCCGCCCGGCGCTGGAAACGGGAGCCACCGGGCAGTGCGTCCACCGCGCGTGCGAGCAGCGGGGCGCGGTCCGTCTCGGCCAGGAAGTTCGCCGCGACGCGGTCCTGGGTCCACTCGCCGGCCGCGACGCGCTCGCGGGCCTCGGGGCGCCGGATTCGCTCTGTCCTGGCGACGGTGTCGACGGTCGCCGCGCGGAGGCGCTCGCGGACGTCGACGCGCTCGTCGCCAGCCAGGTGGTCGCGGACGGAGAGGTCACCGTCGATCGCGCGGTCGATCTCGGCACCCGCTGGCGTCCCGTCCGGGACTTCCTCGCGCCGCGGCGGGGACGCACCGTCGAAGCCGCCGACCGAGCGCGCGACGACGAAGCCCAGTCCGACCAGCACGAGCAGGCTTCCCACGCCGGCCGCGAGCAGGTAGTCGTTCCCGGGTTCGGCGAGCCAGCCCGTCGACCCCGCGTCCCCGAGGCCGTCGAACAGGACGAACGCGAGCCCGAGCGCGAGCAGGCTCCCGCCGAGTCCCAGGCCGACGCGTCGCCGGTTCACGGCGACTCACCGTTCCGTCCGATGTCGAGTCGCTCGCGGGCGGTCCTGGCGCGCCGGCGGCGCCCGTCCGTCACCGGCCGGCCGCCGTAGCGGACGTCCTCGAAGACGAGCCGGAGGCGCTCGATCTCCTCGCGGTCGAACCCCTCGTCGGAGGCCGCGTCGGCGCACTCGCGCGTCGTCAGGGTGTGGGGCTCCGCGACGTCCAGCGACGAGACGAGCGCCTCCCAGGACTCGAACACCTCGTTGTCGTCCGGCGGCGGGCCGTCCGTGAGCACCGTCGGCCCGTCCTCGACGGCCTCCTCGTCGGGCTGCGCGAGCAACGCCCGGATCCGGTCGCGATACCGGTAGACGACCCACGCGGTCGCCAGGAGGAGGAGCGCCAGTCCAAGCAGCGTCAGCAGGTCGGCGATCGTGAACCGCTGGTCGAAGAGGCCGAGCCCGCCGGACATCGACGGCCCGCCGCTCTGGGCCTCCGCCTCCTGTTCGCCGCCGCCACCGCCGCCGTCGCTGCCGGCGCCGTCGTTCGATTGCTCGCTCTCCTCCGAGCCGTCGGGATCGCTCTCGTCTGCCTCCTGTTCGCCCTCGGCACCCGGGTCGGCTCTCTCGTCGTCGTCCCCGCTGTCGTCGCCGCCGGAGCCGTCGTCCCCGTCCCCGCCGCCGGCCGCCCGCTGGTCGCCGTTCTGGGCGACCGCTGAGTCGAGGCGTTCGAGGCCGTCACCGGCGACGGGGATCAGTTCGTAGTCGGGGTCGAGCGCCTCGGAGGGGTCGGCCGCGACGGAGGACGACAGCGTCGACGCCGAGACGCCGACCGCGCCGAAGCAGACGAGCGCGATCAGCAGTGACGTGAATTGTGTCCGGTTCATCGTGAATTCAGTCGCCCGCGCCCCTGCGTCGCGGGCGTGGTCATCGGCCAGTCCCGTCCGGCCCCCATTGTTATAGGCAGTGTACCGCGGAAGGCAACCCGTTCCGGTGACGGTCTCACCACCGAGTAGGCCGGGCATATGGACCGCCGCGACCGAAGGGGGAGGGCTTTTGTCCGTCCGGGCGGTTCGATTCCACCGTGCAACTCCGCGGGCCAGTCGTCGAGGTCGGTGCCGAGCGGACGGTCGAGACCAGTCGCGGCACCAGCGACCTGGCGGAGGTACGGATGCGACCGGACGAGGGCCGCGCCGACCCCGTCACGGTCACCCTCTGGGGGAAGTGGACCGAGACCGCCGACGTCCTCGAACCCGGGATGGAACTGCTCGTGACGAACGTCCAGGAGGACGAGTACCGCGGGGAGATTCAGTACGCCACCGCTCGGGAGTCAATGGTCGTCGTCGACCCCGGGTTCCTCGTGGACGTGACCGACGTGCGCTCGTGGGTGCAGTGTCCCCGGATGTACTACCTCAACAAACTCGCCGGGGTCGAACTGGCCTACCCGGTGATCAAGGGGACCATCGTCCACGAGGTGTTCGGCGACCTCCTCCGCGGTCGCGACCTCGACGAGGCCATCGAGGAACACGTCGCCGCCTCCGGCCTCGAACTCGGCCTGCTCGGTGAAGACGCCGACGCCGTCGCCGACGAGGTCCGGGACCACGCCAGCGCCATCGAGGGCTGGCTCCAGCAGGGAACGCTGACAGATACCGATCAGTGGCGCAGCGAACAGACGCTCGTGAGCGAGACGTACGGACTGAAGGGCCGTGCGGACGCGGTCCGACGGGGCGGCCCGGTGGAACTCAAGACCGGGAAGAACACGAAACGCGACCCCCGGTTCCAGGACAAGATCCAGGCGGCCTGCTACGCCCTCCTCCTTGGAGAACAGGCCGTCGCAAACGGGACCGCGGCGGACGGTGGCTCGGCGGATCGCGACGACGGTGACGGTGCCGCCGAAACGCCAGACGACCACGCCGGCGCCGCCCCCGACACGGGGACCCTCCTCTACACCAAGAACGCCGCCGTCGAGCGGACCGAGGAGACGGGCGACCTCTCCCCCGCCAAGGAGTTCACGCTGGGCCCGGGCCTCCTGAAGTTCGTCGTCCGCACGCGCAACGAGATCGCGGCGATGGAACACGACGTGGGCGTGCCGACCGGGTTCGAGGCCAACGCCAAGTGCGAGTACTGCTTCGAGCAAGACACCTGCATGGCCGTCTCCGGTCGGCTCGACCAGGAGTCCAAAGCCGGCCAGGTCGGGAGTCCGATTCCGGAGGCGGAACGCGAGTACTTCGACCGGTTCTACCGCGCGATCGAGGCCGAACGGCGGGCGGTCCACCGCGAGTACACCAAGCTCTGGCGCCAGACCGCCGAGGAACGGGCCGCCGACGACCGGGCGCTGATCGACCTCGAACCGCTGGGCCAGACCGAACGCGAGGGCGGCCGCTGGGAACTCCGGGCGAAGGGGACCGGCGCGGTCTCGAAGATCCGCGAGGGTGACGTGGTGCTGGCCAGCGACGGCCACCCGATCAGGGGCCGCGCGGAGATGGCGCGAGTCGAGGAACTCGGCGAGGAGGTGGTCGTCACGACCGACGAACCCGTCGAACTCCGGCGGCTGGACGTCTACCCCTCCGAGATCGGCGTCGACCGGATGCTAACCGCACTCCACGACGCCGTGCTCAAGCAGTCTCCCGAGAAGAAGGCGGTCCTGTTCGGCCGCCGCGAGCCCCGCTTCGGCGAGGACGACGCGACGTACATCGACAACAACGCGGCCCAGAACGAGGCGGTTTCACTCGCGATGCGGGCCGAGGACGTGGCGCTGATCCACGGCCCGCCCGGGACCGGGAAGACCTACACGCTCGCGCGGACGGTCCGCGCCCTCGTCCAGCGCGGCGACCGCGTGCTGCTGACGGCCTTCACGAATCGGGCCGTCGACAACGCCATCGAGGCCCTGGAGGAGCAAGGGTTCACGGACGTGGTCCGGGTCGGCACCGAAACGGGGGTCCGGCCGGACATGGAGAAATATCGGCTGGCCGACAGCGGCGACCCCGAGGAGCTGGCCGGCGAGTTGCGGGACGCCTCGGTGGTCGCGGCGACCACGGCCTCCTGTGGTTCCACGGTGATGCGCGAGCAGTCCTTCGACACGGCGCTGGTCGACGAGGCCGGGCAGTTGACCGAACCCGCGACGCTGGCGGCGGTCCGGCTCGCCGAGACGTCCGTGCTCGTGGGCGACCACCAGCAACTCCCGCCGGTCGTGCAGGCAGCCGATGATGACCCCGATGGCCCCGCTGCGCCGCTCGAGACCTCGCTATTCGAGCGATTGATCGAGGAGTACCCGGAGGCGGGCGTCATGCTGGATCGCCAGTACCGGATGTCCCAGCGCATCCAGGCCTTCGCCTCGCAGGAGTTCTACGACGGGCAGTTGCGCCCCGCGACCGGTGCGGTCGCCGGCCAGCGCATCGACGACCTGGAGGGGGTGACGACCGACGCGCTCCCCGACCACCTCCGGGACTCCGTGGCGTTCGTCGACCCCGACGGGCGAGCGGTGGGAAACACCAACCCCGTCGAGGCCGAGGCGGTCGTCGACACCGTGCAGGCCTACCTCGACGCCGGCGTTCCGGCCGACGAGATCGGAGTAATCGCACCCTACCGCGCCCAGGTCGCGGAGATCAACAAGCGCGCGCCGGCCGGGGTGACCGTCGACACCGTGGACCGCTTCCAGGGCTCCTCGAAGGAGGTGATCGTCGTCTCCTTCGTCGCCTCCGACACGCTGGACGGCCCGATATTCGAGGACTACCGCCGGATCAACGTCGCCCTGACGCGGGCGAAGAAGGCTCTCGTGTTGGTGGGCGACGCCGACGCCCTCGCGACCGACCCGGTCTACGGCCGGATGGTCGAGTGGGCGCGGTAGTGTAGCCGGACCGACACTCATTTGCCGGCCCCGGCTGAAGTCTCCCAGAATGCTCCCCGCCTCCCTCCCCAGGCCAGCCGTCCTCCTCGCGATCTGCGTCCTGGCCGTGGCCTTTGTCGGACTCGTCCAGCCGTCGGTGACCGCGCTCCCTGGCGTCTCCGATCAGACCGGGCCGACGAACGCCTCGGTCACCGGGTTCGAGCGCCTCGAATCGGGCTGTGCCGACGACATAGCGACGTACGGCGGCGGTTCGATCTCCGGTGGCGAACTGACGAAGACGTCGTTCGTCGAGACCGGCGGCCCGAACGCGTCGCTGTCGGCCAGCGTCGAACGTACCTCGCCCCACGGTGCGGACCTGAGCTCCTTCCGCGTTCACGTGGACTCCCACGGCGCCGAGGAATCGAACGCGTCCTGCGAGTACGGCGTGCAGTACCGGATCACCGTGACCACGAGCGGCGGCGCGCCCGCCGGGATCTTCTCCGACGCGCACGGCACGAGAGTCCTCTGGCTCGAGAACGGAGAGTACACCGGCTGTTCGAGCAGCGTGACCAGCCCGATCGACGACGAGTGCCACCGCTTCGCCGACCCGCCCGAGCGGACCTGGGCGAACGCCACGTCCTGATCCGGTCACCGACAACTACTCCGGCCTGTGCGCCCTCGAATCACGCAATGCCGTTCACGCTCCCGCTCGGCGAGTCGGAGATCTCGGTCTCGCTCCCCGACTGCGACGTGACCGTCGCGGAACCGCCGGGAGGCGAACCGGTCGACCCCCGGGAAGCCGCCGAAGCAGCCGTCGCAGATTCCCAGGGCCCCGAACTCGCCCGGCTCGCGGATCCCGACGACATCGTCACCATCGTCGTGACGGACGTGACCCGCGCGACGCCAGACGACGTGCTCGTCGACGTCCTGCTGGGGGAACTGGAACGCGCGGGCGTCGCCCGCGAGCAGGTCACCGTCCTCATCGGTCTCGGCCTCCACAGACCGATGACCGACGCGGAGATCGAGGCCGGCCTGGGCGACCACGCCGACCTGACGATCAACCACGATCCCGAGGAGACGGTCGCGGTCGGGACCGTCGACGACTGTCCGGTCGAAGTCCACGAGCGAGTCGCCGACGCCGACCTGGTGGTCTCGACCGGAATGGTCGAACCCCACCAGTACGCCGGTTTCTCCGGCGGGGCCAAGACCGTCGCTATCGGCGCGGGCAGCGAGTCGCTGATCCGGTACACCCACGGCCCCGAGATGCTGGCCCGCGACGGCGTCCGGCTGGGCCGCGTCGAGAACAACCCGTTCCGCGAGGCCGTCGACCGCGCTGGCGACGAGATCGGGCTGGACTTCTGTCTAAACGTGACGCACGGGCCATCGGGAATCCTCGACGCCAGCGCCGGCCAGCCACGAGCGGTCGTGACCGACCTCGCTGCCGCGGGCCGGGAAGCCCTCTCCGTCCCGGTGAGCGAGGAGTACGACGCGGTGGTCGCGGGGGTCGGCGCGCCGAAGGATGCCAATCTCTACCAGGCCACCCGTGCGGCGACGTACGTCGCCCTCGGCGCGCGCGATCCGCTCCGTTCCGGGGGCCGGATCGTGCTTCCGGCAACCCTCCCGGAGGGGGCGGGCGAGGGAACTGGCGAGCGGCGCTTCTACGACCGATTGCGCGAAGCCGAGAGCGCGGACCGCCTCTACCAGGAGATGCGAGAAGGGTACGAACCCGGCGCACAGCGGGCGTTCGTCGTGGCCCGAACGCTTCTGGACCACGACGTATACGTGACGAACAGCGACCATCCAGCTGTCGTCGAGGACTGCCTCATGCACGCCCGCGAATCCGTGGCCGACGCCGTCGACCCCGGGAGTTCGGTGCTCGTCGTCCCGGACGCGCTCGACACCCTCCTGGTCGACGGTGCGACTCGATAGGGGAAGGTATAGCCCGATCGGGCGCGTCTCCCGAGTCGAATGTCCTGGTACATCCTCATTCTCGCGGGACTCTTCGAGATCGGCTGGGCGATCGGCCTCGAATACTCGGACGGGTTCTCGAAACCGGTGCCGACGATCGCCACCGGGATCGCCCTCCTCGTGAGCATGATCCTGCTCGCGCGGGCGGTCCGTGACCTCCCCATCGGGACGGCCTACGCCGTCTGGACCGGTATCGGCGCCGTCGGGACGGCGACCCTCGGCGTGGTGCTCTTCGACGAACCTGCCACCATCGCCCGCGTCGCGTTTATCAGCGTGATCGTCGTCGGAATCGTCGGCCTCCACGCAGTATCCGGCGGGCACTAGCACACGCCACGCTCGCAGCCGTTCACACCGATACTCGATCCGACCCGAATTCTAGAGAGACTCCGGACCCACTCCGAGCCGATCCGAGGTGGAGTTCGGCCGAATCTCGAAAAATCCTCTTGTACCGATAGTTGCACCCTTCGATCGCAATATGACGGACGACACGTTCACGCGACGGCGCATCGTGCAGGTGACAGGCGGACTCGCGG
Above is a genomic segment from Halorientalis sp. LT38 containing:
- a CDS encoding DUF7269 family protein — protein: MNRRRVGLGLGGSLLALGLAFVLFDGLGDAGSTGWLAEPGNDYLLAAGVGSLLVLVGLGFVVARSVGGFDGASPPRREEVPDGTPAGAEIDRAIDGDLSVRDHLAGDERVDVRERLRAATVDTVARTERIRRPEARERVAAGEWTQDRVAANFLAETDRAPLLARAVDALPGGSRFQRRADRTVEALLALGEGKR
- a CDS encoding lactate racemase domain-containing protein, which encodes MPFTLPLGESEISVSLPDCDVTVAEPPGGEPVDPREAAEAAVADSQGPELARLADPDDIVTIVVTDVTRATPDDVLVDVLLGELERAGVAREQVTVLIGLGLHRPMTDAEIEAGLGDHADLTINHDPEETVAVGTVDDCPVEVHERVADADLVVSTGMVEPHQYAGFSGGAKTVAIGAGSESLIRYTHGPEMLARDGVRLGRVENNPFREAVDRAGDEIGLDFCLNVTHGPSGILDASAGQPRAVVTDLAAAGREALSVPVSEEYDAVVAGVGAPKDANLYQATRAATYVALGARDPLRSGGRIVLPATLPEGAGEGTGERRFYDRLREAESADRLYQEMREGYEPGAQRAFVVARTLLDHDVYVTNSDHPAVVEDCLMHARESVADAVDPGSSVLVVPDALDTLLVDGATR
- a CDS encoding DUF4129 domain-containing protein yields the protein MNRTQFTSLLIALVCFGAVGVSASTLSSSVAADPSEALDPDYELIPVAGDGLERLDSAVAQNGDQRAAGGGDGDDGSGGDDSGDDDERADPGAEGEQEADESDPDGSEESEQSNDGAGSDGGGGGGEQEAEAQSGGPSMSGGLGLFDQRFTIADLLTLLGLALLLLATAWVVYRYRDRIRALLAQPDEEAVEDGPTVLTDGPPPDDNEVFESWEALVSSLDVAEPHTLTTRECADAASDEGFDREEIERLRLVFEDVRYGGRPVTDGRRRRARTARERLDIGRNGESP
- the sugE gene encoding quaternary ammonium compound efflux SMR transporter SugE, whose translation is MSWYILILAGLFEIGWAIGLEYSDGFSKPVPTIATGIALLVSMILLARAVRDLPIGTAYAVWTGIGAVGTATLGVVLFDEPATIARVAFISVIVVGIVGLHAVSGGH
- a CDS encoding AAA domain-containing protein, whose amino-acid sequence is MQLRGPVVEVGAERTVETSRGTSDLAEVRMRPDEGRADPVTVTLWGKWTETADVLEPGMELLVTNVQEDEYRGEIQYATARESMVVVDPGFLVDVTDVRSWVQCPRMYYLNKLAGVELAYPVIKGTIVHEVFGDLLRGRDLDEAIEEHVAASGLELGLLGEDADAVADEVRDHASAIEGWLQQGTLTDTDQWRSEQTLVSETYGLKGRADAVRRGGPVELKTGKNTKRDPRFQDKIQAACYALLLGEQAVANGTAADGGSADRDDGDGAAETPDDHAGAAPDTGTLLYTKNAAVERTEETGDLSPAKEFTLGPGLLKFVVRTRNEIAAMEHDVGVPTGFEANAKCEYCFEQDTCMAVSGRLDQESKAGQVGSPIPEAEREYFDRFYRAIEAERRAVHREYTKLWRQTAEERAADDRALIDLEPLGQTEREGGRWELRAKGTGAVSKIREGDVVLASDGHPIRGRAEMARVEELGEEVVVTTDEPVELRRLDVYPSEIGVDRMLTALHDAVLKQSPEKKAVLFGRREPRFGEDDATYIDNNAAQNEAVSLAMRAEDVALIHGPPGTGKTYTLARTVRALVQRGDRVLLTAFTNRAVDNAIEALEEQGFTDVVRVGTETGVRPDMEKYRLADSGDPEELAGELRDASVVAATTASCGSTVMREQSFDTALVDEAGQLTEPATLAAVRLAETSVLVGDHQQLPPVVQAADDDPDGPAAPLETSLFERLIEEYPEAGVMLDRQYRMSQRIQAFASQEFYDGQLRPATGAVAGQRIDDLEGVTTDALPDHLRDSVAFVDPDGRAVGNTNPVEAEAVVDTVQAYLDAGVPADEIGVIAPYRAQVAEINKRAPAGVTVDTVDRFQGSSKEVIVVSFVASDTLDGPIFEDYRRINVALTRAKKALVLVGDADALATDPVYGRMVEWAR